In Candidatus Eisenbacteria bacterium, a single window of DNA contains:
- the hypF gene encoding carbamoyltransferase HypF produces MMKANRQVRRRIQCRGTVQGVGFRPAIYRLAVSLELGGWVLNSPQGVIIEIQGSPNVLDRFVKDLPAALPILADLQDIESSIVPTEEWSPFQVRRSEGGDQARGSLPPDSAPCQECRQDMEEVSNRRRHYPFTTCSNCGPRFSVVHNLPYDRERTSMGCFPMCPDCESEYTNPADRRFHAEPLACPACGPRLWLAARGGEALGEGEEALFKAQRMLSDGGIVAVKGMGGFQLACRADRAASVETLRERKRRFGKPFAVMARDIETARQCAHLHPSDEKLLQSAAAPILLAPHRKGSPVARAAAPGCADIGIMLPTTPLHIELFRGTDYALLVMTSGNISDEPICCGNREALKRLAGIADLFLLHDRDVVRRLDDSVMRTDDGIHYSVRRSRGSVPQSLPLPETSPQPALALGGHLQTTACLAIEDAAVPSQHVGDLDHEEAREFLLEAALGLEELTQTRASVVAVDLHPDYSSTWLGEALSMERGIPLLRFQHHLAHAAAVLGEHREFPQRGERCAALLLDGTGWGPDGIAWGGEWLILDGALTWRRSAHLEPLPLVGGEQAVRQPWRVLCAALTKAGGRDLLKALPWTAEIGEETIDTVCRLSVSEVWPLATGAGRLFEAAGALLGLALQNRYEGEAAARLESKASEAGTGSDWSEVLIPAGDPPVLPVSELLLAAAVRMVEGCPAASVARDFHETFCRLAADLTMKTIPENVRIVALGGGCFVNRLLRRGLKERLVRSGFTVLLPERVPAGDGGLSYGQSVLTAVALARNTKPEWV; encoded by the coding sequence ATGATGAAAGCCAATCGACAGGTTCGCCGGCGCATTCAATGCAGGGGGACGGTGCAGGGAGTCGGTTTTCGTCCCGCGATTTACCGTCTGGCGGTATCGCTTGAATTGGGCGGATGGGTTCTCAACAGCCCGCAGGGCGTCATTATTGAGATTCAAGGCTCCCCAAACGTCTTGGATCGGTTTGTGAAAGATCTGCCCGCTGCTCTACCCATTCTGGCCGATTTGCAGGACATCGAATCATCGATTGTCCCCACCGAGGAATGGTCCCCATTCCAGGTCAGACGCTCCGAAGGGGGAGATCAGGCCCGTGGCTCTCTTCCTCCGGATAGCGCACCCTGCCAAGAGTGTCGTCAAGATATGGAAGAAGTTTCCAACCGGCGGCGACATTATCCCTTTACCACCTGTTCCAATTGCGGACCGCGATTCTCGGTTGTCCACAATCTTCCGTATGATCGTGAGCGGACATCGATGGGCTGCTTCCCCATGTGTCCGGATTGTGAAAGCGAATATACCAATCCCGCGGATAGGCGTTTTCATGCGGAGCCTCTGGCATGCCCTGCTTGCGGGCCGCGTCTCTGGCTGGCGGCCCGAGGCGGAGAGGCGTTGGGAGAGGGGGAAGAGGCCCTCTTTAAGGCTCAAAGGATGCTGTCGGATGGAGGGATCGTCGCGGTGAAGGGGATGGGTGGTTTCCAGCTCGCCTGCCGCGCCGATCGAGCAGCCTCGGTAGAGACTTTGCGGGAACGCAAACGGAGATTCGGGAAGCCCTTCGCCGTCATGGCCCGGGATATCGAAACGGCGCGCCAATGTGCGCACCTTCACCCATCCGACGAAAAACTTCTGCAATCCGCGGCGGCGCCGATACTTCTCGCACCGCATCGCAAGGGGAGCCCGGTGGCCCGCGCCGCGGCCCCGGGATGCGCCGATATCGGAATCATGCTTCCGACAACACCTCTCCATATCGAACTCTTTCGTGGAACCGACTATGCTCTTTTGGTCATGACTTCCGGGAATATTTCCGATGAGCCGATCTGTTGTGGCAATCGCGAGGCTCTGAAAAGATTGGCCGGCATCGCCGACCTTTTCCTTCTGCACGATAGGGATGTCGTTCGACGTCTTGATGATTCCGTGATGCGGACCGATGACGGCATCCATTATTCTGTACGGCGCTCGCGGGGATCCGTCCCTCAATCTCTGCCGTTGCCCGAGACATCGCCGCAACCGGCCCTCGCGCTGGGAGGGCACCTGCAAACGACCGCATGTCTCGCCATTGAAGATGCGGCCGTGCCGTCGCAGCATGTGGGTGACCTCGATCATGAGGAGGCCCGGGAGTTTCTGTTGGAAGCGGCTTTGGGTCTTGAGGAATTAACTCAGACACGGGCTTCGGTTGTGGCCGTCGATCTCCATCCCGATTACAGTAGTACTTGGCTTGGAGAGGCGCTTTCAATGGAGCGTGGCATTCCTTTGCTCCGGTTTCAGCACCACCTGGCGCATGCCGCAGCCGTGCTGGGGGAACACCGTGAGTTTCCGCAGCGCGGAGAAAGATGCGCCGCCCTCCTTCTTGATGGAACCGGGTGGGGTCCGGATGGCATCGCATGGGGCGGGGAGTGGCTTATCTTGGATGGCGCTTTAACGTGGCGGCGCAGCGCCCATCTGGAACCGCTACCCCTTGTCGGTGGTGAGCAGGCCGTACGCCAGCCCTGGCGGGTGCTTTGTGCCGCTTTAACAAAGGCCGGTGGGCGGGATCTTCTCAAAGCGCTGCCCTGGACGGCGGAGATCGGTGAAGAAACCATCGACACGGTTTGCCGGCTCTCTGTCTCCGAAGTTTGGCCATTGGCGACGGGCGCAGGGAGATTGTTTGAGGCCGCCGGCGCCCTTCTCGGTCTTGCCTTGCAAAACCGATATGAGGGAGAGGCCGCCGCTCGATTGGAATCCAAAGCCTCGGAGGCCGGAACGGGATCGGATTGGTCTGAGGTTCTGATTCCAGCTGGGGATCCTCCGGTTTTACCGGTGTCCGAATTGCTGCTTGCCGCCGCCGTACGGATGGTGGAGGGTTGCCCGGCGGCCTCTGTCGCCCGTGACTTTCACGAAACATTCTGCCGCCTGGCGGCCGACCTGACGATGAAGACTATCCCTGAAAATGTGCGGATCGTCGCTCTCGGTGGAGGGTGCTTCGTCAATCGTCTGCTGCGGCGGGGTCTCAAGGAGAGATTGGTGCGATCAGGCTTCACCGTTCTTCTTCCGGAAAGGGTGCCGGCGGGCGATGGTGGATTATCTTATGGCCAATCCGTCTTGACCGCTGTCGCATTGGCCCGGAACACGAAACCGGAATGGGTGTGA
- a CDS encoding HypC/HybG/HupF family hydrogenase formation chaperone, producing the protein MCLAVPMKLIEKKAQSGIVELKGIRRQVSLMLVPEAQLGEHLLIHAGYAIGSVDENEAAETIRILEEMAELDAKASREEIVGDKARENGSLNDER; encoded by the coding sequence ATGTGTCTTGCTGTGCCGATGAAATTAATTGAGAAGAAAGCTCAATCGGGGATTGTGGAACTCAAAGGTATCCGGCGGCAGGTTTCCCTCATGCTGGTGCCCGAGGCGCAACTCGGCGAGCATCTTCTTATCCATGCCGGATACGCCATCGGATCAGTGGATGAGAATGAAGCCGCTGAAACGATCCGTATTCTTGAAGAAATGGCCGAGCTTGATGCGAAAGCATCGCGGGAAGAGATTGTGGGGGACAAGGCTCGGGAGAATGGGAGCCTGAATGATGAGCGATGA
- the hypD gene encoding hydrogenase formation protein HypD, translating into MSDDRIFSDSRSVSALLKQIKEVARGIPATVTFMEVCGTHTHAIGAAGLRRLLPEKIRLVSGPGCPVCVTPVGFLDRAEALAALPETVICTFGDLYRVPSSRGSLERAAAEGCSIQIVYSPRDALEIAAQHPQKRVIFLAVGFETTTPGIVATLAEAEERQLRNFMILPGNKIIPPALEALADDPELRLHGFILPGHVSVITGSDFYSFLASRFHLPAVVTGFTPADILRCVLELCRQVAEGEAKVVNHYGRVVTAKGNGVAQDLVKRYMEPADADWRGLGPIPGSGLALRKEWVHRDALEIPVPLPKTKEPEGCRCGDVLKGLIDPPECHLFNKGCSPDHPVGACMVSSEGSCAAWHRHERRVS; encoded by the coding sequence ATGAGCGATGACCGTATCTTCAGTGATTCCAGATCGGTTTCAGCCCTCTTGAAACAGATCAAGGAAGTCGCGCGGGGAATCCCCGCGACCGTGACTTTCATGGAGGTTTGCGGCACCCACACGCACGCCATCGGCGCCGCCGGTCTTCGCCGTCTGCTCCCCGAGAAGATCAGATTAGTATCGGGACCGGGATGTCCGGTCTGTGTCACACCGGTAGGTTTTTTGGATCGGGCCGAGGCCCTCGCCGCGCTTCCCGAGACGGTGATTTGTACATTTGGGGATCTTTACCGTGTTCCCTCGAGCCGGGGCAGTCTCGAGAGAGCGGCGGCGGAGGGCTGCTCCATTCAAATTGTCTATTCTCCGCGAGACGCCCTGGAAATAGCCGCGCAGCACCCGCAAAAGAGAGTGATCTTTCTCGCCGTCGGTTTTGAGACAACCACCCCTGGTATTGTCGCTACCCTGGCGGAGGCGGAGGAACGCCAACTCCGGAATTTCATGATCCTGCCGGGAAATAAGATCATCCCACCGGCATTAGAGGCTTTGGCCGATGATCCTGAACTTCGACTCCACGGATTCATCCTGCCGGGCCACGTATCGGTCATTACGGGATCCGACTTTTATTCATTTCTGGCATCTCGTTTCCACCTACCCGCCGTTGTCACCGGTTTCACACCCGCCGATATTCTCCGGTGTGTGTTGGAACTCTGCAGGCAGGTTGCGGAAGGAGAGGCGAAAGTCGTGAACCACTACGGCCGGGTTGTCACCGCCAAAGGCAATGGCGTGGCCCAGGACCTCGTGAAACGGTATATGGAGCCGGCAGACGCCGACTGGCGGGGATTGGGACCCATCCCCGGATCCGGTTTGGCCTTGAGGAAGGAGTGGGTCCATCGGGATGCTTTGGAGATTCCCGTTCCTCTGCCGAAAACAAAGGAACCGGAGGGCTGCCGGTGCGGGGATGTTTTGAAGGGGCTCATTGATCCGCCTGAATGCCACCTCTTTAACAAGGGATGCTCGCCGGACCATCCCGTGGGCGCCTGCATGGTGTCGAGTGAAGGCTCCTGCGCAGCATGGCACAGGCATGAACGGAGGGTTTCGTGA
- the hypE gene encoding hydrogenase expression/formation protein HypE, producing MTHELVRDVFVAHLDNPFLSTLSDAVVLPELTAGCRPALTTDAFVVDPAVFPGGDVGYLSVCGTINDLAVAGAKPLYLTWALILEEGADGELLEVCAKGASRAAEEAGVLIVAGDTKVVPHGRGDKIYITTAGLGEIPMERHVGDDRIAVGDAILVTGSIGEHGATIMACRHHLSGDNLKSDCAPLNHLLESLFRAELEIHSMHDPTRGGILTTCHEVAGRTGLRISLEEELIPVRPEVQAVCELLGLDPLSVPCEGRALIWCPAEQADPILNLLRQHPLGEGAVRIGMMAPLDPGKAPVILTNAYGADRPLDLLAGSDLPRIC from the coding sequence ATGACCCATGAGTTGGTCCGCGATGTTTTTGTGGCCCACCTGGATAATCCGTTTTTATCGACCCTCTCCGATGCGGTGGTTCTCCCCGAACTGACCGCAGGGTGCCGGCCGGCTCTGACCACCGATGCCTTTGTCGTCGACCCCGCTGTCTTTCCGGGTGGGGATGTCGGCTATCTCTCCGTATGCGGCACGATCAATGATTTGGCGGTGGCGGGAGCCAAACCGCTCTATCTCACCTGGGCCCTGATACTTGAGGAAGGGGCCGATGGCGAATTGCTCGAGGTTTGCGCAAAAGGCGCCTCCAGAGCCGCCGAAGAAGCAGGTGTCCTGATCGTGGCCGGCGACACCAAGGTCGTTCCCCACGGCAGGGGTGATAAGATATACATTACGACGGCCGGGCTGGGCGAGATCCCGATGGAGAGGCATGTTGGAGATGATCGAATCGCCGTGGGAGATGCCATTCTAGTGACCGGTTCCATCGGCGAGCATGGCGCAACGATCATGGCCTGCCGGCATCATCTTTCGGGAGACAATCTCAAATCCGACTGCGCTCCATTGAATCATCTTTTGGAGTCTCTCTTCAGAGCGGAGTTGGAGATCCATTCCATGCATGATCCGACCCGTGGAGGGATTCTCACCACCTGCCATGAAGTGGCCGGACGGACGGGTCTTCGCATATCGCTTGAGGAGGAGTTGATTCCCGTCCGCCCGGAAGTTCAGGCGGTCTGCGAGTTGTTGGGATTGGATCCGCTCTCCGTACCCTGTGAAGGGCGCGCCCTTATTTGGTGTCCGGCGGAGCAAGCCGATCCTATTCTGAATCTACTCCGGCAGCACCCGCTGGGGGAGGGGGCCGTGCGCATCGGGATGATGGCACCGTTGGATCCGGGGAAGGCTCCGGTGATCCTCACCAATGCTTATGGAGCGGATCGTCCCCTGGATCTCCTCGCCGGTTCCGATCTCCCTCGGATTTGCTGA
- a CDS encoding BlaI/MecI/CopY family transcriptional regulator codes for MKALPDLSRFELQCLRKLWSCKEGTVRDIYKALEDPPSYSTVRKIVERLEEKGAVERVRMEGKAWLYRSTVSAPAMIRKEIRRFLDVAFDGAALPLMSHLADMKEVSLKDLREIEKRVASHRSGQRSSEGGQPGSGK; via the coding sequence ATGAAGGCGCTTCCCGATCTCTCCCGATTTGAGCTTCAGTGCCTGAGAAAGCTCTGGAGTTGCAAGGAAGGGACGGTCAGAGATATCTATAAAGCCCTTGAAGATCCTCCGAGTTATTCCACCGTTCGGAAAATCGTGGAACGCCTTGAGGAGAAGGGGGCCGTCGAGCGGGTTCGGATGGAAGGCAAGGCCTGGCTTTACCGGTCGACCGTCTCAGCCCCCGCCATGATCCGCAAGGAGATCCGGCGTTTTCTCGATGTTGCCTTTGACGGCGCGGCTTTGCCTCTCATGTCTCATCTGGCGGATATGAAGGAGGTGAGTCTAAAGGACCTTAGAGAGATCGAAAAGAGGGTCGCATCGCATCGATCCGGTCAGCGCTCCTCGGAGGGTGGGCAACCGGGTTCCGGGAAATAG
- a CDS encoding TonB family protein, protein MERIWLMVATHLWQTTLFLVPLFLTGLLLRRAPARFLNRLYWLGLIKLFLPLSLLNGIGSRLIGCWMDQGAGGNEERFLTTIWHNTSSILNPITVVTGNSSGIYHFVQGVGVYLSAFWFAGATGLGVLWILEIWRGRRRDTFESVSSDALLQRRLLEAGCGKEIPLNSLQIDEHATMPRVTGLLRPKIIIPKILIHKLTPLELRCILLHENAHRLRMDPLRGLIQRIVVMVFFYYPLLWPLMSLLRTTREMACDEAAVEGGILPGFYGNALARAFSAGLRTAGEFAAIPGGDRSLVSRRLRRLDQPWRFRNMARYRIILAACVALLVAGSIFPLSPPARAESAVKENSTMPEVVHQVSPDYPEEARKAGLEGKVILQVTIKKDGSLRDITVLEEVEEGEILTKASIKALEQWKFKPGTEDGEPVELTIAIPFQFRLDSEPKN, encoded by the coding sequence ATGGAACGAATCTGGTTGATGGTCGCTACTCACCTCTGGCAAACCACGCTGTTTCTGGTTCCATTGTTTCTCACGGGTTTGCTCCTGCGCCGGGCGCCGGCGAGGTTTCTGAACAGACTCTACTGGCTGGGTTTGATCAAATTATTCCTTCCGCTCTCTCTCTTGAACGGTATCGGCTCGCGGCTGATCGGATGTTGGATGGATCAAGGGGCGGGGGGAAATGAAGAACGGTTTCTCACAACGATTTGGCACAACACCTCTTCGATTCTCAATCCCATCACCGTGGTAACGGGAAATTCGTCGGGAATCTATCATTTTGTACAAGGTGTCGGTGTCTATCTCTCGGCATTCTGGTTTGCCGGAGCGACCGGTCTCGGAGTTTTGTGGATTCTCGAAATCTGGCGCGGGAGGAGGCGTGATACCTTTGAATCTGTCTCTTCGGACGCGCTCTTGCAGCGTCGGCTCCTGGAAGCCGGCTGTGGTAAGGAAATCCCTTTGAACTCACTTCAAATAGATGAGCATGCGACAATGCCCCGGGTTACGGGATTGCTGCGGCCCAAAATCATCATCCCCAAAATTCTCATTCATAAGCTAACGCCGCTGGAACTTCGATGTATTCTATTGCATGAGAACGCCCACCGATTGCGGATGGATCCGCTGCGCGGTCTCATTCAGAGGATTGTTGTGATGGTTTTCTTTTACTATCCGCTGCTCTGGCCCCTCATGAGCCTGCTGAGGACGACCCGAGAAATGGCTTGTGATGAAGCAGCGGTGGAAGGTGGAATTCTGCCGGGATTCTATGGGAATGCCCTGGCTCGGGCGTTCAGCGCTGGGCTTCGGACAGCGGGGGAGTTTGCGGCGATACCCGGGGGAGATCGATCCCTCGTCAGTCGAAGACTCCGCCGGTTGGATCAACCTTGGAGGTTTAGGAATATGGCGAGATATCGAATTATTTTGGCCGCATGTGTTGCCCTTTTGGTGGCTGGCTCTATCTTCCCGCTTTCCCCGCCGGCTCGGGCGGAGAGTGCGGTGAAGGAAAACTCCACCATGCCTGAAGTTGTACATCAGGTCAGCCCCGATTATCCAGAAGAAGCCCGGAAGGCCGGATTGGAAGGGAAAGTCATCTTGCAGGTTACCATAAAGAAGGATGGTTCTCTCCGGGATATCACCGTTCTGGAAGAGGTCGAGGAAGGGGAGATCCTAACCAAAGCCTCCATCAAAGCCCTTGAGCAATGGAAATTCAAACCGGGAACCGAAGATGGGGAGCCTGTCGAATTGACGATTGCGATTCCATTCCAATTCCGACTGGATAGCGAACCCAAAAACTGA
- a CDS encoding Rid family detoxifying hydrolase, with protein MSYRTIQTGGAPAAVGPYSQGVVAGDLLFTAMQIALDPATGEMLGETAGDQARQCLRNIKVIVEAGGSRMDRVVKTTIYLTDISEFGNVNAIYAEFFETALPSRGVLEVSALPKGALVAVEAVAAIG; from the coding sequence ATGTCCTATCGCACGATTCAAACAGGCGGGGCTCCGGCGGCGGTCGGGCCCTATTCGCAGGGCGTTGTCGCGGGGGATCTTCTCTTTACGGCGATGCAGATTGCCCTGGATCCCGCGACCGGTGAGATGCTCGGTGAGACGGCGGGCGATCAGGCGCGGCAATGCCTTAGGAATATCAAAGTCATTGTTGAAGCCGGTGGAAGTCGAATGGATCGTGTCGTCAAGACGACAATCTATCTGACGGATATCTCCGAATTCGGAAATGTTAATGCGATCTATGCCGAGTTTTTCGAAACCGCCCTGCCCTCGCGCGGGGTCTTAGAGGTTTCGGCGCTTCCCAAAGGGGCGCTGGTTGCCGTTGAGGCCGTCGCCGCCATTGGATAA
- a CDS encoding ornithine cyclodeaminase family protein, with protein sequence MPLLISRKDVEKVLTMKDCIIAVEKAFAELANGRTIMPQRAVIPISDHKGVFLGMPAYIGGEMNALGIKIVTVYPENPKKYNIPTIFGTLSLCDPATGRTIAIMDAGYLTAVRTGAASGVATKFLAREDSKIAVIFGAGVQAQKQLEAVHMLRPLEKVYVLDLVTKARDKFAHDMSETFGIEMIPTDDAEMAVKDSDIIITASSSPNPVFDGNWMKPGTHINNIGSHSPTARELDTTTVKRSKFVADLKEANLAEAGDILIPIKEGAVTQDHIYASLGEIVTGRKAGRENPKEITLFKSCGLAIQDISTALSIYTAAREKGIGTEVEL encoded by the coding sequence ATGCCGCTGCTCATCTCCCGGAAAGATGTCGAGAAGGTCCTCACGATGAAGGATTGTATCATTGCCGTCGAAAAGGCATTTGCGGAGCTGGCCAACGGCAGGACGATCATGCCTCAAAGGGCCGTCATTCCCATTTCGGATCACAAAGGGGTTTTTCTCGGTATGCCGGCCTATATCGGTGGGGAGATGAACGCCCTCGGCATCAAGATCGTCACCGTTTATCCTGAGAACCCCAAGAAATACAATATCCCAACCATCTTTGGAACCTTATCGCTCTGCGATCCAGCGACGGGCCGGACGATCGCAATTATGGACGCCGGTTATCTCACCGCGGTCAGAACAGGCGCCGCAAGCGGTGTCGCGACGAAATTTCTGGCCCGCGAGGATTCAAAAATCGCCGTCATCTTCGGAGCTGGTGTTCAGGCGCAAAAACAGCTTGAAGCGGTCCACATGCTGAGACCGCTGGAGAAGGTTTATGTGTTGGATCTCGTGACGAAAGCGCGGGATAAGTTTGCCCATGATATGAGCGAGACCTTCGGTATCGAGATGATCCCGACCGATGATGCTGAAATGGCGGTTAAAGATTCGGATATCATCATCACCGCTTCAAGTTCGCCCAATCCTGTCTTTGATGGGAACTGGATGAAGCCCGGGACCCACATAAACAATATCGGATCCCATTCTCCGACCGCTCGTGAACTGGATACCACAACGGTGAAACGGTCAAAATTCGTAGCCGATCTGAAAGAGGCCAATCTGGCGGAAGCGGGTGATATCCTTATCCCGATCAAGGAAGGGGCGGTGACGCAGGATCACATCTACGCGAGCCTCGGCGAGATTGTCACCGGCCGGAAAGCGGGCCGTGAGAATCCCAAAGAGATCACCCTTTTCAAATCCTGTGGACTCGCGATCCAGGATATCTCGACCGCTCTCTCTATTTATACCGCCGCCCGCGAAAAGGGGATCGGCACCGAAGTGGAGCTTTAG